The following are encoded in a window of Roseimaritima ulvae genomic DNA:
- a CDS encoding tyrosine-type recombinase/integrase translates to MRCTERTHSEMEFRLVFLLVAGNRRGVFRRLPSCDTYEGKIVEMFTKPASKEQQRSTDDLQPLRTKMVEIIQIERARDGGYDTIEEAVGKINPNEPDVIQAFRRALHEHDLAAGRASVWLPHALARKYPSAHRELRWQYLFVSARMARDPRTGNLHRHHLHSETFPRHLRRAVEATGILKHETSHTFRHCFATHLLHNGTDIRKIQKLLGHSDVKTTEIYTHVPDPKRLEVVSPLDRLAAACGK, encoded by the coding sequence TTGCGTTGCACTGAACGCACGCATAGCGAAATGGAATTCCGTTTAGTCTTTCTGCTTGTTGCCGGCAATCGGCGTGGGGTTTTCCGCCGCTTGCCGAGCTGCGACACCTACGAGGGCAAGATCGTGGAAATGTTTACCAAGCCGGCCAGCAAAGAACAACAACGGTCCACCGATGATCTGCAGCCCCTGCGAACGAAGATGGTGGAAATTATTCAAATCGAAAGGGCTCGCGACGGTGGCTACGACACGATCGAAGAAGCTGTCGGGAAGATCAATCCCAATGAACCGGATGTGATCCAAGCCTTTCGCCGAGCACTACACGAACATGATCTGGCCGCCGGACGTGCTTCGGTATGGTTGCCGCATGCGCTGGCAAGAAAATACCCGTCGGCGCATCGCGAGCTGCGGTGGCAGTACCTGTTCGTATCGGCTCGCATGGCTCGGGATCCGCGAACCGGAAATTTGCACCGCCACCACCTACATTCCGAAACCTTTCCTCGGCATCTGCGTCGAGCGGTCGAAGCGACGGGAATTCTAAAGCATGAGACCAGCCACACCTTCCGGCACTGTTTTGCAACGCACCTGCTGCATAACGGTACGGACATTCGAAAGATCCAAAAGTTGCTGGGACACAGCGATGTGAAGACGACCGAGATCTACACCCACGTTCCCGATCCCAAGCGGTTAGAGGTAGTCAGCCCGCTGGATCGGCTGGCCGCGGCGTGCGGCAAATAA
- a CDS encoding tetratricopeptide repeat protein, with protein sequence MAASADDLINELRSLLPAPLNVLPQTLREVVEEAIRLAEAGDMEMILAVSQSMREVSAAMHNEHETDSPSLCSAEAEQYMAEIDRSLEVDELRSAVERVLELDPHAVEAMIMLGDLAADREQRAAWYQQAAEAVQHKDPADVRVTMPHLRKHMGLSLVEAGLLSDAAEILLPAIQEDPTDPAGCRYPLLDVCLRLGWHDEVARIVANFPEDPLGPIDFAAAILAYAVQGDSADAQTLLTAAIRRHPGVAEYLLGAKQMPRVGEPITPAAEQRVTAAEFLLPSLREVEGTSDWIRHLWMEIAEDVAANADDDGAGAADAPADDERELLAFAKELHPQDTSWLMYSEKSKTTGEYVVIIMDDDDLLTARTFTKRPRGEELRPLLLAGIDTPAVGQPRKPHTLVVPTKVMAKSLAGLCEAIDVAVLAEKPSKELRQELKPIIEMIAQSFETATDEDQAAAIESLQDLPMKDQIWLYGLFRPPMWVSEGPVPTRPYQQLVLDLESGLIVHQHLTQTLPTMNEMAQQLCRAMTHPMCGKPRQVQALLVDPGMVDDRQAIDEDTLAMLDQTFPETQIMPGDEQIKQGFDRLIAEMLQMHGPVSSAIRNLEDMNDARMAEFYQILANFYRAKPWNMVGGDQIFEIQCEAWSPARWAACVMGQLGQEFGIALYDDPAVATQMLEDPDPTFEGIDTLVVHFNEAFDAVPVDCWYRERNNWALAGPEAHPFVARFSDGELKAIERQDVDVIMQTLPHIPRFFDHPADQSLTVGEGPQQINFRWTS encoded by the coding sequence ATGGCCGCTTCCGCCGACGATCTCATCAACGAACTCCGGTCCCTCTTGCCAGCTCCGTTAAACGTTCTTCCGCAGACATTGCGCGAGGTGGTGGAAGAAGCGATCCGGCTGGCCGAAGCCGGCGACATGGAGATGATCCTGGCGGTGAGTCAATCCATGCGCGAGGTGTCGGCGGCAATGCACAACGAGCACGAGACCGACTCACCTAGTCTTTGCAGCGCCGAGGCGGAACAGTACATGGCGGAAATCGACCGTTCGCTGGAAGTCGACGAGCTGCGTAGCGCGGTCGAGCGGGTGTTAGAACTGGACCCTCACGCCGTCGAAGCGATGATCATGTTGGGCGACCTGGCCGCCGACCGGGAACAACGCGCCGCTTGGTACCAGCAGGCTGCCGAGGCCGTTCAGCACAAGGACCCGGCGGATGTGCGAGTGACGATGCCGCACCTCCGCAAGCACATGGGACTTAGCTTGGTGGAGGCCGGCCTCCTGAGCGACGCGGCGGAAATCCTGCTGCCCGCCATTCAAGAAGATCCAACAGATCCGGCGGGATGCCGCTATCCCTTGCTGGACGTTTGCCTCCGCCTGGGGTGGCACGATGAAGTGGCCCGCATCGTCGCCAACTTCCCGGAAGATCCCTTGGGGCCGATCGATTTCGCCGCCGCCATCCTGGCCTATGCTGTGCAAGGTGATAGCGCGGATGCTCAGACCCTACTGACCGCGGCCATCCGTAGGCATCCCGGTGTGGCCGAATACCTGCTCGGCGCAAAACAAATGCCGCGGGTTGGCGAACCGATCACCCCGGCCGCCGAACAGCGGGTCACAGCGGCGGAATTCTTGTTGCCGAGTCTTCGCGAAGTCGAAGGCACTTCGGACTGGATCCGCCATCTGTGGATGGAAATCGCCGAGGATGTCGCGGCGAACGCAGACGACGATGGCGCTGGTGCGGCCGACGCGCCGGCTGACGATGAAAGGGAGCTGTTAGCGTTCGCCAAGGAACTCCATCCGCAAGACACCAGCTGGTTGATGTACTCCGAGAAAAGCAAAACGACCGGCGAATACGTGGTGATCATCATGGATGATGACGATTTGCTGACGGCTCGAACCTTCACCAAGCGGCCGCGCGGCGAAGAACTAAGACCGCTGTTGCTGGCCGGCATCGACACCCCGGCAGTCGGGCAGCCTCGCAAGCCGCATACCTTGGTGGTGCCTACCAAGGTAATGGCCAAGTCGCTGGCAGGCCTTTGCGAAGCAATCGATGTGGCGGTCCTTGCCGAAAAACCTTCGAAGGAATTGCGGCAAGAATTGAAACCGATCATCGAGATGATCGCGCAAAGCTTCGAAACGGCAACCGATGAAGACCAAGCGGCCGCCATCGAATCGCTGCAAGACCTGCCGATGAAAGACCAAATCTGGCTGTACGGACTGTTTCGTCCACCAATGTGGGTTTCCGAAGGTCCGGTCCCTACGCGTCCCTACCAGCAGCTCGTGCTGGATTTGGAGTCCGGATTAATTGTCCACCAACACCTGACCCAGACGTTGCCCACTATGAACGAGATGGCTCAGCAGTTGTGTCGAGCGATGACCCATCCGATGTGCGGCAAACCACGCCAAGTCCAGGCTCTGTTGGTGGACCCCGGCATGGTCGACGACCGTCAGGCCATCGATGAAGACACCCTGGCGATGTTGGACCAAACATTTCCTGAGACGCAAATCATGCCGGGCGATGAGCAAATCAAGCAAGGGTTCGACCGGCTGATCGCCGAAATGCTGCAGATGCACGGCCCCGTATCGTCGGCGATCAGAAACCTTGAGGACATGAACGACGCCCGGATGGCCGAATTTTATCAGATTCTGGCAAACTTCTATCGCGCCAAACCATGGAATATGGTCGGCGGCGACCAGATCTTCGAAATCCAATGTGAAGCCTGGAGCCCCGCGCGTTGGGCCGCCTGTGTAATGGGCCAACTGGGGCAGGAATTTGGCATCGCCCTGTATGACGATCCGGCCGTTGCGACGCAGATGTTGGAAGATCCCGACCCTACATTCGAGGGTATCGACACGTTGGTGGTTCATTTTAATGAAGCCTTCGATGCCGTTCCCGTGGATTGTTGGTACCGGGAGCGCAATAACTGGGCGTTGGCGGGTCCCGAAGCCCACCCCTTCGTGGCTCGATTTTCCGACGGCGAACTGAAGGCTATCGAGCGCCAAGACGTCGACGTGATCATGCAGACTTTGCCACACATCCCCCGCTTCTTCGATCATCCCGCGGACCAGTCGCTAACCGTTGGCGAGGGGCCTCAGCAGATAAATTTCCGCTGGACGAGCTAA
- a CDS encoding HisA/HisF-related TIM barrel protein, translating into MWRDKVLGVIDLLDGSAVHAVAGRRGEYRPHDDTARSNPNPLILAEKYRQAGVGGLYVADLDALTGAPWQADLLSELAGGELPIWLDAGIRSVRDWRQKRAQLDAAGVHWILATETFDESADQIEALDDFLADDEAAAELTVGIDLHTGQVLYPSARKDERQRGEDGNLLPQATPLAVVEHWAARGIRSFLPLELSSVGVSRGPATEGLCRQIRQKFPQVQLLSGGGVRDQADLQRLFEAGCDRVLVATALLNGNIAPPGRRPLGNKS; encoded by the coding sequence GTGTGGCGGGACAAAGTGCTCGGCGTCATCGATCTGCTCGATGGCTCCGCGGTCCACGCCGTGGCCGGGCGGCGGGGCGAGTACCGGCCGCATGACGATACCGCTCGCAGTAATCCCAATCCCTTGATTTTGGCGGAAAAGTATCGTCAAGCCGGCGTGGGAGGATTGTACGTAGCGGATCTGGACGCACTCACCGGCGCCCCCTGGCAGGCGGATCTGCTGAGCGAGTTGGCTGGCGGCGAGTTGCCGATCTGGCTCGACGCCGGAATTCGCTCGGTTCGGGATTGGCGGCAAAAACGGGCTCAACTGGACGCCGCCGGTGTGCACTGGATCCTGGCGACTGAAACCTTTGACGAGTCGGCCGACCAGATCGAGGCCTTGGACGACTTTCTGGCGGACGACGAAGCGGCCGCTGAGCTGACCGTGGGGATCGATTTGCATACCGGGCAGGTACTTTACCCTTCTGCTAGAAAGGACGAGCGTCAGCGAGGGGAGGATGGAAATTTATTGCCTCAGGCGACCCCACTGGCGGTGGTGGAACACTGGGCGGCGCGAGGAATTCGTTCGTTTCTACCGCTCGAGCTTAGTTCGGTCGGCGTTTCGCGGGGGCCCGCGACCGAAGGGTTGTGTCGGCAAATCCGGCAGAAATTTCCGCAAGTGCAGTTGCTTTCCGGCGGCGGGGTGCGGGATCAGGCCGATCTGCAGCGGTTGTTCGAAGCCGGCTGCGATCGCGTTTTGGTCGCTACAGCCTTGCTAAACGGCAACATTGCCCCCCCTGGCAGGCGGCCTCTGGGAAACAAAAGTTGA
- a CDS encoding phosphatase domain-containing protein, whose amino-acid sequence MKFACLAVLTLSCLLPSAVLAQAPAEAPAADPIPHLLSVAEGVFSGAQPRGEQDFATLAKMGVKTIVSVDGVRPDIEAAKKHGLRYIHIPFGYDGVDDHATESLTRVARETQGPVYVHCHHGKHRGPAAAAIICLASGDFHRAEAEDYMERAGTSSNYAGLWRSIRTYQTPPQDAELPELVAVAKVDGLTEYMARMGRAADELKLARAARWQAPADHPDLVPAHQALLLQEGLRESLRQLDDAQRQAYGEAMQRSETLADGLVTAIQNGDTAAADRKFQAVITACGECHRDHRN is encoded by the coding sequence ATGAAATTCGCTTGCCTCGCTGTGCTAACGCTGAGCTGTTTGTTGCCCTCGGCGGTCCTTGCTCAAGCACCCGCCGAGGCCCCGGCAGCGGACCCCATCCCGCATCTGTTATCGGTCGCCGAGGGCGTGTTTTCCGGTGCGCAGCCTCGCGGCGAACAAGACTTTGCAACGCTGGCGAAAATGGGCGTGAAAACCATCGTCAGCGTCGACGGTGTACGGCCGGACATCGAAGCCGCTAAAAAACATGGGCTGCGGTACATCCACATCCCCTTCGGATACGATGGCGTCGATGACCACGCCACGGAGTCCTTGACCCGCGTCGCTCGCGAAACCCAAGGCCCGGTATACGTGCATTGTCACCATGGCAAACACCGCGGGCCCGCCGCTGCAGCGATCATTTGTTTGGCGTCGGGAGATTTTCATCGCGCCGAAGCGGAGGACTATATGGAACGCGCCGGAACGAGTTCCAACTATGCCGGATTGTGGCGTTCCATCCGGACATATCAAACTCCGCCGCAAGACGCCGAGCTGCCGGAGCTGGTTGCGGTTGCCAAAGTGGATGGGCTGACCGAATACATGGCTCGCATGGGCCGCGCCGCCGATGAATTGAAACTCGCCCGGGCGGCCCGCTGGCAGGCACCGGCCGACCATCCCGATTTGGTTCCCGCTCATCAAGCCTTGCTATTGCAGGAAGGGCTGCGTGAATCGCTGCGACAGTTGGACGACGCGCAGCGGCAAGCGTACGGCGAGGCGATGCAGCGGTCCGAAACGCTGGCCGACGGCTTGGTCACGGCGATCCAGAACGGCGACACCGCAGCGGCCGACAGAAAGTTTCAAGCCGTCATCACCGCCTGCGGGGAGTGTCACCGCGACCACCGCAACTAA
- a CDS encoding Gfo/Idh/MocA family protein: protein MTKKPAASPSVSRPQLGRRGFLKATGATALSAGVWSELAAAESTSANQKLKVLCVGTANRAAADISGVQGEDIVGLCDVDRNYLDRAAKQFPDAKLYADYREMIADMSDTADAIVIGTTDHHHAPASIRAINAGLHCYCEKPLTHTVEEARIITEAAKAKGVATQLGTQIHAGDNYRRVVEIVQAGVLGDIKEVHVWVGKGWGGGELPTKADPVPEYLSWDLWLGPAAKRPFAAGRYHPAQWRRWWAFGQGTLGDMGCHYMDLPFWALDLKYPTSVEAEGPAPHAETCPLGLKVHYKFPKRGDMPALDLTWYDGDQTPKEVAGERVPGSGVMFVGSEGKMFAGYSNYRLFPRDKFADFQPPEKTIPSSIGHHAEWIKACKEGTPTTCNFDYSGPLTETVLLGNVAYRTGKQLDWDAEKLTATNVPEAAQYVTKKYRAGWEVPAKA, encoded by the coding sequence ATGACTAAGAAACCCGCTGCTTCTCCGTCGGTATCGCGTCCCCAGCTCGGGCGTCGTGGATTTTTAAAAGCCACCGGTGCGACCGCCCTGTCCGCAGGCGTATGGTCCGAATTGGCCGCTGCCGAATCGACGTCGGCCAATCAGAAACTGAAGGTCCTATGTGTTGGCACGGCCAATCGCGCGGCTGCCGACATCAGCGGTGTCCAGGGCGAAGACATCGTCGGTCTGTGTGACGTCGATCGCAACTACCTGGATCGCGCCGCCAAGCAGTTCCCCGATGCCAAGCTGTACGCGGACTATCGCGAGATGATCGCCGACATGTCCGATACCGCCGACGCGATCGTGATCGGCACCACCGACCACCATCACGCTCCCGCTTCGATCCGAGCCATCAACGCGGGCCTGCACTGCTACTGCGAAAAACCGCTGACCCACACCGTCGAAGAAGCCCGGATCATCACCGAAGCCGCCAAGGCCAAGGGCGTAGCCACGCAGTTGGGAACGCAGATCCACGCCGGCGACAACTACCGCCGGGTGGTTGAAATCGTGCAAGCCGGCGTGTTGGGAGACATCAAGGAAGTCCACGTCTGGGTCGGCAAAGGCTGGGGCGGTGGCGAACTGCCCACCAAAGCGGATCCGGTTCCGGAATACCTCAGCTGGGATCTGTGGCTGGGCCCCGCGGCCAAACGCCCCTTCGCCGCCGGCCGTTACCACCCCGCTCAGTGGCGTCGTTGGTGGGCGTTCGGGCAGGGCACCCTGGGCGACATGGGCTGCCACTACATGGACCTGCCGTTCTGGGCGTTGGATCTGAAATACCCCACGTCGGTCGAAGCCGAAGGCCCCGCACCGCACGCCGAAACCTGCCCCTTGGGTTTGAAGGTGCACTACAAATTCCCCAAACGCGGCGACATGCCCGCCTTGGATTTGACCTGGTACGACGGCGACCAGACGCCCAAAGAAGTTGCCGGCGAACGCGTTCCCGGCAGCGGCGTAATGTTTGTCGGCAGCGAAGGCAAAATGTTTGCCGGCTACAGCAACTACCGGCTGTTCCCGCGCGACAAGTTCGCCGACTTCCAACCGCCGGAGAAAACGATTCCTTCGTCGATCGGCCATCACGCCGAATGGATCAAGGCTTGCAAAGAAGGCACGCCGACGACCTGCAACTTTGACTACTCCGGCCCGCTGACCGAAACCGTGCTGTTGGGCAACGTGGCCTACCGGACCGGCAAGCAACTGGATTGGGATGCGGAAAAACTGACCGCTACCAACGTTCCCGAAGCCGCACAGTACGTGACCAAGAAGTACCGCGCGGGTTGGGAAGTTCCCGCCAAGGCGTAA
- a CDS encoding leucine-rich repeat domain-containing protein, with protein sequence MAQSKFRLVYLLAATCLLVSLGCNRKETMDSGPAVEPAPPTDVDPATSPADPTDTAATTPQPAPAPSPAPAPAPQPSIPDTSATAAEIENLGGKLRRDGNNQIIEVDLRGTDCGNDSLPMLTELPKLRSLLLGGTKIDNDGLQTVGKIETLQNLDIRDCRVGDAGLEHLTSLNKLRALRLSGKSGDCDVSDDGMEYVAQLPSLKALALDYLWVSEEGLEKLTGLKNLQELYLSETTIADEAIAIIAQFPELRKLRISKTRVGQPGLADLPKLTNLIDLDISECAQIDDAALQPLAEMKKLEKLNLWRVNVSSDAMQPLQGLTQLKWLNLDNTRLTDDGLVYLKDLQNMTFLHLGSTLITDDGLKHLEGLTNLEDLIVTRTAVTEDGVEKLQAKLPDTKIQLLYLGDE encoded by the coding sequence TTGGCTCAATCAAAATTCCGCTTGGTTTATCTGCTGGCCGCCACCTGTTTATTGGTTTCGCTGGGCTGCAACCGCAAAGAAACGATGGACTCCGGCCCGGCGGTCGAACCGGCCCCGCCGACCGACGTCGATCCGGCTACATCGCCCGCCGATCCAACCGATACCGCCGCGACGACTCCGCAACCCGCTCCTGCTCCCTCGCCTGCTCCCGCCCCCGCCCCGCAACCCTCGATCCCCGATACCTCGGCTACGGCGGCGGAAATCGAAAATTTGGGTGGCAAACTTCGACGCGACGGCAACAACCAAATCATCGAAGTCGATCTCCGTGGCACCGACTGCGGCAACGACAGCCTGCCGATGCTGACCGAGTTGCCCAAGCTGCGTTCGCTGCTGCTGGGCGGCACCAAGATTGATAACGATGGCCTGCAAACGGTCGGCAAGATCGAAACCCTGCAGAACTTGGACATTCGGGATTGCCGCGTCGGTGATGCCGGCTTGGAACACCTCACCTCGCTCAACAAGCTCCGTGCATTGCGTCTGTCAGGCAAGTCGGGTGACTGCGACGTCAGCGACGACGGCATGGAATACGTCGCCCAACTGCCCAGCCTGAAAGCGTTGGCGTTGGACTACCTGTGGGTCAGCGAAGAAGGGCTGGAGAAACTGACAGGACTGAAAAACCTGCAGGAACTGTACCTCTCCGAAACCACCATCGCTGACGAAGCGATCGCCATCATCGCGCAGTTCCCCGAACTGCGGAAACTGCGAATCTCCAAAACCCGTGTCGGCCAACCCGGTCTGGCCGACCTTCCCAAACTGACCAACTTGATCGATCTGGACATCAGTGAATGCGCACAGATCGATGACGCCGCTCTGCAACCGTTGGCCGAGATGAAGAAGCTGGAAAAGTTGAATCTCTGGCGAGTCAACGTATCAAGCGATGCCATGCAACCGCTGCAAGGACTGACGCAGCTGAAATGGTTGAACCTCGACAACACGCGTCTAACCGATGACGGCTTGGTCTACCTGAAGGATCTGCAGAACATGACCTTCCTGCATCTCGGCTCCACTCTGATCACCGACGATGGCCTAAAACACCTGGAAGGTCTGACGAATCTGGAAGACCTGATCGTGACCCGCACGGCCGTCACCGAAGACGGTGTCGAGAAGTTGCAAGCCAAACTTCCTGACACCAAAATCCAGTTGCTTTACCTCGGCGACGAATAG
- a CDS encoding DUF2617 family protein has protein sequence MLSVRPKVAELAFQVFGRTLHPELYRIHQTRRIERTAYDAKIDITNCGHVITWRASGVTICEVASSANQPLPQRRQLLNKPLRGVHNERLKCHGGVQYRTQFQLEPVSPDLFWTFQQQLGNGPTEGLLHTFDSSGRMALGALSYIHVDTRCRSMLVQAIHTFPDDYAIVKVESVFSLPEA, from the coding sequence GTGTTATCGGTTCGCCCTAAAGTCGCCGAGCTTGCTTTTCAAGTCTTTGGACGCACGCTGCATCCCGAGTTGTATCGGATTCACCAAACGCGGCGGATCGAACGCACGGCTTACGATGCCAAGATCGACATCACCAATTGTGGGCACGTAATCACTTGGCGGGCCTCGGGGGTGACGATTTGTGAAGTCGCTTCGTCGGCCAACCAACCTCTGCCCCAACGCCGCCAACTGTTGAATAAACCGCTGCGAGGCGTCCACAACGAACGGCTCAAATGCCACGGCGGCGTGCAGTATCGGACTCAGTTTCAGCTGGAACCGGTCAGTCCCGATCTGTTTTGGACCTTCCAGCAACAACTGGGCAATGGCCCTACCGAAGGTCTATTGCACACGTTTGATTCCAGTGGCCGGATGGCTCTGGGAGCGCTCAGCTATATCCACGTCGATACGCGCTGCCGATCGATGTTGGTGCAAGCGATTCACACGTTCCCGGACGATTACGCGATCGTTAAAGTCGAATCGGTGTTTTCGCTGCCCGAGGCCTAG
- a CDS encoding DUF6690 family protein gives MARRLTAAVLAAAAVGGPYVASETEVGRGVTHRVSSMINDVSDNNNARTGDFSDPSTAGPYHAHYQTETLWDNGLGARDRSKLVAPGSPQQSLVGGPVHDLRDVLRFDITPTWVSQHFTRVTTVLADLELDGLRVPLVTGTDPQDIAGTITYYFDHSGQLQRVNIHGFVGDPSGIAQTMQTHYNMAPEPSLDAGVMTVRWNGVPSGLLKLTRAPVMYSDAQHQRYTLFLELNQPNLPYGLSPAAQQVVRADRYTGRW, from the coding sequence ATGGCACGGCGATTGACCGCAGCTGTTTTAGCAGCTGCCGCTGTTGGCGGCCCGTATGTCGCCAGCGAAACCGAAGTCGGCCGCGGTGTAACCCATCGCGTGTCGTCGATGATCAATGACGTCTCGGACAATAATAACGCTCGCACCGGCGATTTCAGCGATCCCTCGACGGCCGGTCCCTACCACGCGCACTACCAAACCGAAACGCTGTGGGACAACGGCCTGGGAGCTCGCGATCGCAGTAAGCTGGTCGCTCCCGGATCGCCTCAGCAGTCCCTGGTCGGTGGCCCGGTGCACGATCTTCGTGACGTGTTGCGTTTCGACATCACGCCGACCTGGGTGTCGCAGCACTTCACCCGCGTGACGACGGTGTTGGCGGACCTGGAACTGGACGGGCTGCGAGTTCCGCTGGTCACGGGCACCGATCCGCAGGACATCGCCGGAACGATCACCTATTACTTTGATCATTCGGGACAGTTGCAAAGGGTGAATATTCACGGGTTCGTGGGCGACCCGTCGGGCATCGCTCAAACCATGCAGACCCACTACAACATGGCCCCCGAACCGTCGCTCGATGCCGGCGTGATGACCGTCCGCTGGAACGGGGTACCATCGGGCCTGTTGAAGCTAACGCGGGCCCCGGTGATGTACAGCGACGCACAGCACCAACGCTACACCTTGTTCCTGGAACTGAACCAACCCAACTTGCCCTATGGGCTCAGCCCGGCCGCCCAGCAGGTCGTTCGCGCCGACCGCTATACGGGACGCTGGTAG
- the arfB gene encoding alternative ribosome rescue aminoacyl-tRNA hydrolase ArfB, giving the protein MDNLVINRRLTIPASQLSVSFARSSGPGGQNVNKVNSKVTLRWQIRDQPLISRAWRERFLQRFGTRVNVRGELVVSSERYRDQPRNLEDCREKLAEMLRQVASAPQIRKKTKPTLGSKRRRLDAKKRQSQKKRLRGRPTMD; this is encoded by the coding sequence ATGGATAATCTTGTAATCAATCGTCGACTGACCATTCCAGCGTCTCAGTTATCGGTGTCGTTTGCGCGAAGTAGCGGTCCCGGCGGACAAAACGTGAACAAAGTGAACTCGAAGGTCACCCTACGTTGGCAGATTCGCGACCAACCCTTGATCAGCCGCGCCTGGCGAGAGCGATTCTTGCAGCGGTTTGGTACGCGTGTCAACGTCCGCGGTGAACTGGTGGTCAGCAGCGAGCGTTATCGGGACCAGCCACGGAACCTGGAAGACTGCCGCGAGAAATTGGCCGAAATGCTCCGCCAAGTCGCCTCGGCGCCACAGATCCGCAAAAAGACCAAGCCCACGCTGGGCAGCAAACGCCGACGATTAGACGCCAAAAAACGACAGAGTCAAAAGAAAAGGCTCCGCGGCCGGCCGACGATGGATTAG
- a CDS encoding PQQ-binding-like beta-propeller repeat protein gives MILCGAVGCGPATGQTGSPENPAPATPPSPATPSQGSDWATFLGPGGDGKSSETGILKDWSGGRLKTRWHQPLGTSYGIGSVAEGRYFQFDRKADAERLRCLNAETGEELWSESQAVQYSDMYGYNNGPRSSPAIAGSYVFTYGVAGRLSCRAVADGRLIWTVDTNQKYGVIQNFFGVGCSPLVYEDTVIVMVGGSPPEDKQIAYGALDRVSPNGSAVVAFDVATGEQRWQVGNYLASYSSPRLVTVDNQPLLLMFVREGLLAIDPQEGTERWFYPWRSPRLESVNAAVPVMVGNRVLISECYDVGSTLLEVSPENAKVIWQDPPKSRQRAFRAHWATPIEHAGFLYGCSGRNQPDSDLRCIELASGEPAWVDRRRTRSSLLYVDGHFVVLDEDGRMELIEATAEGLKLVSSIDLGIAGEDRPALSPPCWAAPILSHGLLYVRGREHVLCLELIP, from the coding sequence ATGATCCTTTGCGGTGCGGTGGGTTGTGGACCGGCAACGGGACAGACAGGTTCGCCCGAAAATCCCGCGCCCGCTACCCCTCCTTCGCCGGCCACCCCGTCGCAGGGCAGCGATTGGGCGACTTTCCTGGGCCCCGGCGGGGACGGTAAGTCCTCGGAAACCGGGATCCTCAAGGACTGGTCCGGCGGCCGCTTGAAGACGCGTTGGCACCAGCCGCTGGGTACCAGTTATGGCATCGGCAGCGTGGCGGAGGGACGCTACTTTCAATTTGACCGCAAAGCGGATGCCGAACGGTTGCGATGCCTAAATGCGGAAACCGGCGAAGAGCTGTGGAGCGAGTCGCAGGCCGTGCAGTACTCGGACATGTACGGCTACAACAACGGCCCCCGCAGCAGCCCCGCGATCGCCGGCTCCTACGTATTCACCTATGGCGTGGCCGGCCGCTTAAGCTGTCGCGCGGTGGCCGACGGACGTTTGATCTGGACGGTCGATACCAATCAAAAATACGGCGTGATCCAAAACTTCTTCGGCGTCGGCTGCTCGCCGCTGGTTTACGAAGACACGGTGATCGTGATGGTCGGCGGCAGCCCGCCGGAAGATAAACAGATTGCCTACGGAGCTCTCGATCGCGTCTCGCCCAATGGATCGGCTGTGGTGGCGTTTGACGTGGCCACCGGCGAGCAACGTTGGCAGGTGGGAAACTATCTGGCCAGTTATAGCTCGCCGCGACTGGTCACCGTCGACAACCAGCCACTGCTGCTGATGTTCGTTCGCGAAGGGTTGCTGGCGATCGATCCTCAAGAGGGGACCGAACGGTGGTTCTACCCTTGGCGGTCGCCACGACTGGAAAGCGTTAACGCGGCCGTACCGGTGATGGTTGGCAATCGCGTGTTGATTTCCGAATGCTACGACGTGGGCAGTACGCTGTTGGAGGTCTCGCCGGAGAACGCCAAAGTGATTTGGCAGGATCCACCTAAAAGTCGGCAGCGAGCCTTCCGCGCCCATTGGGCGACGCCGATCGAACACGCTGGTTTCCTGTACGGCTGCAGCGGTCGAAACCAACCCGACAGCGACCTGCGTTGCATCGAGCTGGCCAGTGGCGAGCCGGCCTGGGTGGACCGACGACGGACACGCAGTTCGCTGTTGTACGTCGACGGCCACTTTGTGGTGCTGGACGAAGACGGCCGGATGGAATTGATCGAAGCCACGGCCGAAGGCTTGAAGCTGGTCAGCTCCATCGATTTAGGCATCGCCGGGGAAGATCGCCCGGCGCTGTCGCCGCCGTGTTGGGCGGCACCGATTCTGTCACACGGCCTGCTGTACGTTCGCGGCCGCGAACACGTGTTGTGTTTGGAGCTGATCCCCTAG